The following proteins come from a genomic window of Cervus canadensis isolate Bull #8, Minnesota chromosome 3, ASM1932006v1, whole genome shotgun sequence:
- the LOC122438655 gene encoding septin-7-like, with product MAQQKNLEGYVGFANLPNQVYRKSVKRGFEFTLMVVGESGLGKSTLINSLFLTDLYSPEYPGPSHRIKKTVQVEQSKVLIKEGGVQLLLTIVDTPGFGDAVDNSNCWQPVINYIDSKFEDYLNAESRVNRRQMPDNRVQCCLYFIAPSGHGLKPLDIEFMKRLHEKVNIIPLIAKADTLTPEECQQFKKQIMKEIQEHKIKIYEFPEKDDEEENKLVKKIKDRLPLAVVGSNTIIEVNGKRVRGRQYPWGVAEVENGEHCDFTILRNMLIRTHMQDLKDVTNNVHYENYRSRKLAAVTYNGVDNNKNKGQLTKSPLAQMEEERREHVAKMKKMEMEMEQVFEMKVKEKVQKLKDSEAEIQRRHEQMKKNLEAQHKELEEKRRQFEDEKANWEAQQRILEQQNSSRTLEKNKKKGKIF from the coding sequence ATGGCTCAACAGAAGAACCTTGAAGGCTATGTGGGATTTGCCAATCTCCCAAATCAAGTATACAGAAAATCAGTGAAGAGAGGTTTTGAATTCACACTTATGGTTGTGGGTGAGTCTGGACTGGGAAAGTCAACATTAATCAACTCATTATTCCTCACAGATTTGTATTCTCCAGAGTATCCAGGTCCTTCCCATAGAATAAAAAAGACTGTACAGGTGGAACAATCCAAAGTTTTAATCAAAGaaggtggtgttcagttgctgcTCACAATAGTCGATACCCCAGGATTTGGAGATGCAGTGGATAATAGTAATTGCTGGCAGCCTGTTATCAACTACATTGATAGTAAGTTCGAGGACTACCTAAATGCAGAATCTAGAGTGAACAGACGTCAGATGCCTGATAACAGGGTGCAGTGTTGTTTATACTTCATTGCTCCTTCAGGACATGGACTTAAACCATTGGATATTGAGTTTATGAAGCGTTTGCATGAAAAAGTGAATATCATTCCACTTATTGCCAAAGCAGACACACTCACACCAGAGGAATGCCAGCAGTTTAAGAAACAGATaatgaaagaaatccaagaacataaaattaaaatatatgaattcccagagaaagatgatgaagaagaaaataagcttGTTAAAAAGATAAAGGACCGTTTACCTCTTGCTGTGGTAGGTAGTAATACTATCATTGAAGTTAATGGCAAAAGGGTCAGAGGAAGGCAGTATCCTTGGGGTGTTGCAGAAGTTGAAAACGGTGAACATTGTGATTTTACAATTCTAAGAAATATGTTGATAAGAACACATATGCAGGACTTGAAAGATGTCACTAATAATGTACACTATGAGAACTACCGGAGCAGAAAACTGGCAGCTGTGACTTATAATGGAGTTGATAATAACAAGAATAAAGGGCAACTTACTAAGAGCCCTCTTGcacaaatggaagaagaaagaagggaacaTGTAGCTAAAATGAAGAagatggagatggagatggaACAGGTGTTTGAGATGAAGGTcaaagaaaaagttcaaaaacTGAAGGACTCTGAAGCTGAGATCCAACGGCGCCATgagcaaatgaaaaagaatttggaaGCACAGcacaaagaattagaggaaaaacGTCGTCAATTTGAAGATGAGAAAGCaaactgggaagcccaacaacgtATTTTAGAACAACAGAACTCTTCAAGAACCTTggaaaagaacaagaagaaagggaagatctTTTAA